ATCGTATGCGGTATTAATCCGGCTTTCGCCGGGCTATCCCCCACTACAGGACACGTTCCGATGTATTACTCACCCGTTCGCCACTCGCCACCAGGGTTGCCCCCGTGCTGCCGTTCGACTTGCATGTGTAAGGCATGCCGCCAGCGTTCAATCTGAGCCAGGATCAAACTCTTCAGTTCAAACCTGTTACTGTTTTTCGGTTCCGTTAAGAACCGGTCGCTCACTCAACGTACTGACGATGATTGTTCATCCTAAGATGAAAAACCTTCCTCTGATACTTCGTGTGAGACTCTTGATACTTTTGCTTTTGCTTCAGCCCCGAAAGACTGAAACCGCACTCGCTATCAAGCGCCCACACTTATCGGCTGTTAGTTTTTAAAGAGCATTGCGCTAAGAATTTGCTTCGCGGGTTATCTGCTTTCGCTTGCTTTCTTGCGCGCCGTCATTCAACGGGAGGCGAATTATGCAGACTGATTTTCGTATCGTCAAGCGTCTTTTTTAAAAAACTTATCGAGTCAAATTTACCGCGGTCATTCGCGATCCCGCATCGACGCGCTGCGCGCAGCGCTCATCGATGCCCATGCTGCTTGAGAAAACTCATCAGGGCGGCAAACGCCGGTGGCACGCCCGGATCGGCGGCCTCGAGTTCGAGCTTGCCGTCATCCCCGGCGATGCTGATCCGATAGCTCCGCGCATCCGGCACCGGCTTCTTCGCGCTCGGTCGAGCCGTGCCGCCCTCCGCGCGCGCAGCCGAAACCAGTTTGGCGAACTCGGCGCTCTCGTCGGGCGACAAACCCGCCGCTTGCACGACGATCGGCCGCGCAAGCCCCGGAAAAAACCCCACCCCGCCTTCGATGAACAATTCCGCGCGCATCACAGGACACCAACCTGATGCCACGCCTGAGTGACCGCCTTCGATTCCGCGCTGTTCGTCCCGAACAGCCGATTGGCGTTCGACACGGTGAGACGCGCGAAACTCTTGAAGCCCGTCGTCGCCTTGATGTGCGAATCGTTCAGCGTCTCATACCAGATGCGCCCCGCCTTTTCCCATGCGTTACCGCCGATATCGAGCGCCGCTAGACAGAACGCGCGATTCGGAATGCCCGAATTGATGTGAACGCCGCCGTTGTCCTGCGTCGTCTGAACATACCCGCTCATGGTCGACGGCTGCGGATCCTTGCCGAGCACCGGGTCGTCGTACGCCGTGCCCGGTTCTTTCATGGAGCGCAATGCGACGCCCTTCACGCCCTTCGCAAGCAGCCCCGCTCCGATCAGCCAGTCGGCCTTATCGGCCGTCTGCTTCAGCGTGTATTGCTTGATCAGCGAACCAAACACATCGGAGACGGATTCGTTGAGCGCGCCCGCCTGCCCCGAATATGCGAGTTCGGCCGTGTGCTCCGTCACGCCGTGCGTCAGTTCATGGCCGATCACATCGAGCGAGATGGTGAAGCGATTGAAGAGCTCGCCGTCGCCATCCCCGAAGACCATCTGCTGCGAATTCCAGAACGCGTTGTCGTACTTGTCGCCGAAATGCACCGTGCCGATGAGCGGCATGCCGGCGTCATCGATCGAATTGCGTTGAAAGACCTCGAGATAGAACTCGAAGGTATCGCCGAGGCCATCGTATGCTTCGTCGACGCAAGGATCCTTTGTCTTTTTCGCGCCCTCCGCGCGCACGATGGTCCCCGGCAGTGTCTCCGTATTCTTCGCGGTATAGATGGTCCGGTGCACGACCGGCGCGACGGCGGGCATCTGCCCCGCGCGCCTGGGCTGGAGCGTCGCGGCCTGCACGGAGCGGAATTGCCGGAACGTATGGTCCGCCGACAGGGTATCGATGGCGAGCGAGCGCTGCTTGGCCGAGCCGTTTTTCGCGATTGCCGCGAGCATGTGCGGTGGCAAGATGCAATAGATCGAATGAGCGCGCCCTGAGCGGGAACCGATGCACATGATTGCCTCCTGAACGTGAAAAGGAAGGTGGGAAACCACGCGCGGCGCTTTTCTCCATGTTGCTAATGGGAAAATGAGTGAACCTGTCGATGAAGAAGTCACGTTCGCGCCAGATCATCATAGGTACTCCAGATAGTGCCGACACGTCAATCGTTCCGACTGATCCGCTAAATGTCCCGATGCGTGATCGATCCGGACCACGAAAAGCTCCCGATATAATCAGCGTTGTCATTCAACCAGGACATCGCATGAAATCAGTCATCGCTCTCATCGCAGCATCCGCTATCGCATCGACCGCGTTCGCCGCCAACAGCATCGACAAGTTGCCGTCGGGCGTCGTCGTCGAGCATCTCAAGCAAGGCACCGGTCCGCAACCAACGGCCGACGACATCGTGCGC
The Caballeronia sp. NK8 genome window above contains:
- a CDS encoding protealysin inhibitor emfourin, which codes for MRAELFIEGGVGFFPGLARPIVVQAAGLSPDESAEFAKLVSAARAEGGTARPSAKKPVPDARSYRISIAGDDGKLELEAADPGVPPAFAALMSFLKQHGHR
- a CDS encoding M4 family metallopeptidase, with product MCIGSRSGRAHSIYCILPPHMLAAIAKNGSAKQRSLAIDTLSADHTFRQFRSVQAATLQPRRAGQMPAVAPVVHRTIYTAKNTETLPGTIVRAEGAKKTKDPCVDEAYDGLGDTFEFYLEVFQRNSIDDAGMPLIGTVHFGDKYDNAFWNSQQMVFGDGDGELFNRFTISLDVIGHELTHGVTEHTAELAYSGQAGALNESVSDVFGSLIKQYTLKQTADKADWLIGAGLLAKGVKGVALRSMKEPGTAYDDPVLGKDPQPSTMSGYVQTTQDNGGVHINSGIPNRAFCLAALDIGGNAWEKAGRIWYETLNDSHIKATTGFKSFARLTVSNANRLFGTNSAESKAVTQAWHQVGVL